A section of the Pedobacter sp. HDW13 genome encodes:
- a CDS encoding alkaline phosphatase family protein, protein MKNKIKKPAFSYPLAALLIVALVAVFSCNKELADKKDFSNNTGGEVADAQKQKVLYIIVDGARGESIFKSPTPNLSRMIKTGMFTINSVSDENGLNSTSWADMLTGYDKTKHKVISEDFANNKLTDYPMFFKRVKDNTALRTAAFSISQSLSSKLISNADVNSTFATDEAVKTATLTELANNDAAVVLAEFQGVDKAGAQYGYDASVPQYAAAITNIDTYIGELNNAIKARASFSKENWLIVIASNKGGNYPVIPALMDQTLYSKPLLNSFVILYNPIFKSTIYNKPTNLNSLPYYGSYGKLSGDTLASVDAVKSNAYNFGTTGEYTVEFKLKVQAFGTLNAPIFFKTSSPANATTGWWIIHNGSNGTWRLGGLASAAIATPTTKAMEVNTWYNIGFKVYFVGTVRYVQLYQDGDPVGPATVITGRNANNSEPLVAGYRSGYGNSATQFITDVRIFNAAVPDAIIKDFACQVDLDSRHPNYNNLIGYWPSLNGAGTLVKDYSKSKNDFVFQKSPQWINFEDYDSKFCIKPTPELYQKVPRGIDIPRFILGWLNINATGFNLDGKVWTPIYNNILK, encoded by the coding sequence ATGAAAAATAAAATAAAAAAGCCGGCATTTAGCTACCCACTGGCAGCCCTTTTAATAGTGGCCTTAGTGGCAGTTTTTTCTTGCAATAAAGAACTGGCCGATAAAAAAGACTTCTCTAACAATACCGGCGGCGAGGTAGCGGATGCCCAAAAGCAAAAAGTATTGTACATAATTGTTGATGGTGCACGTGGCGAATCTATTTTCAAATCGCCTACGCCCAACCTCTCGCGCATGATTAAGACTGGCATGTTTACCATCAATTCCGTATCGGATGAAAATGGCTTAAATTCCACTTCATGGGCAGATATGCTTACGGGCTATGATAAAACCAAGCATAAGGTGATTAGCGAAGATTTTGCGAACAACAAACTCACTGATTACCCTATGTTTTTTAAACGTGTTAAAGATAACACTGCGTTAAGAACAGCTGCATTTAGCATTTCGCAAAGCTTAAGCAGTAAGCTCATTAGCAATGCCGATGTAAACAGCACTTTTGCTACCGATGAGGCCGTAAAAACAGCCACCTTAACCGAGCTGGCCAATAACGATGCCGCAGTGGTACTGGCCGAGTTTCAGGGTGTAGATAAAGCCGGTGCACAATATGGCTACGATGCCAGCGTGCCTCAGTATGCCGCAGCCATCACCAATATTGACACCTATATTGGTGAGCTAAATAATGCCATTAAGGCCCGCGCCAGTTTTAGCAAAGAAAACTGGCTTATTGTTATTGCCTCCAACAAAGGCGGAAATTATCCGGTTATTCCTGCTTTAATGGATCAAACCCTGTACAGTAAGCCCTTGTTAAACAGCTTTGTGATTCTGTATAATCCTATTTTCAAATCGACCATTTACAACAAACCTACCAACCTAAATTCCCTTCCCTATTATGGAAGTTATGGTAAACTAAGTGGCGATACGCTTGCCAGCGTTGATGCAGTCAAATCGAACGCATACAATTTTGGTACCACCGGAGAATATACTGTAGAATTTAAGTTAAAAGTGCAGGCTTTCGGCACACTCAATGCACCCATTTTCTTTAAAACATCGAGCCCTGCCAACGCTACTACCGGCTGGTGGATTATCCACAACGGATCGAACGGTACCTGGCGCCTGGGTGGTCTGGCTTCGGCAGCAATAGCTACCCCTACAACCAAAGCTATGGAAGTTAATACCTGGTACAATATTGGGTTTAAGGTCTATTTCGTGGGTACAGTCAGGTATGTGCAGCTCTACCAGGATGGCGATCCGGTTGGGCCAGCTACAGTAATAACCGGTAGAAATGCGAACAACAGCGAGCCTTTAGTGGCAGGCTACCGTTCTGGTTATGGTAATAGTGCAACACAGTTTATAACCGACGTCAGGATTTTTAATGCGGCTGTTCCCGATGCTATCATTAAAGATTTTGCCTGTCAGGTAGATTTAGATAGCCGACATCCAAACTATAATAACCTAATCGGTTATTGGCCATCCCTAAATGGTGCCGGCACTTTAGTAAAAGATTACAGTAAATCGAAAAACGATTTTGTTTTTCAGAAAAGCCCGCAGTGGATAAACTTCGAAGATTACGACAGTAAATTTTGCATCAAACCAACCCCCGAACTTTATCAAAAAGTTCCAAGGGGTATTGATATACCGAGGTTTATTCTGGGTTGGCTAAACATCAATGCAACTGGCTTTAACCTCGATGGGAAAGTTTGGACGCCTATTTACAATAATATTTTAAAATAA
- a CDS encoding M60 family metallopeptidase encodes MKSKHITVLTSACAALLLLTQACKKDYGYAFEDGYSKTEVIDTFGNQELDTSKYKIDRSQFNLARVFPGLVSITELRLKNTKVTLDFDFVYANNANLRISVPPQGWFSTGMYAPAGELIQVDVPSGEYGMTAQIGAWDDDLTSLQTKLRAPVIYSRHTLAPGKNLIRNLYGGQVYIIPPRALGRKVEFTFTGTVKSPDFVLGQTTDEEWKAMIAKTTVPFFELRGKRIIFTLPLSRLAKFPIASPTALMQTWDEQILHCYWEWYGLSENAADARDLNPMLPWRIVHDIQPSVGAQHSGYPVVAMANDNYFQQAVTLSGVIGQNWGTYHELGHNMQMNNTWNFDGNGEVSNNIFSLKVTKYHGYKHSNYKRLMTAALAFVSPTGTKSYANASEDAKLGMFIQLMERYGFEFITYLTTEARHARFTSSSNQDKIDFFYERLSEFTKTDMEPFLTKWGITVSAVSKAKILAKYPLLTEAVWLSDPS; translated from the coding sequence ATGAAAAGTAAACATATAACAGTTTTAACTTCTGCTTGTGCTGCGCTTTTGCTGCTTACACAGGCCTGCAAAAAAGATTACGGCTACGCTTTCGAAGATGGCTATAGTAAAACAGAGGTAATAGATACCTTTGGCAATCAGGAACTCGATACTTCCAAATACAAGATAGACCGCTCGCAGTTTAATCTGGCCAGGGTTTTCCCGGGTTTGGTATCCATTACCGAGCTGCGGCTAAAAAACACCAAAGTAACACTCGATTTCGATTTTGTATACGCAAACAATGCCAATTTAAGAATTTCAGTACCGCCGCAAGGCTGGTTTAGCACGGGGATGTACGCTCCCGCTGGCGAGCTGATTCAGGTCGATGTTCCTTCCGGAGAATATGGTATGACTGCGCAGATTGGTGCCTGGGATGATGACCTGACCAGCCTGCAAACCAAACTCAGGGCACCGGTTATTTACAGCCGCCATACCCTGGCACCGGGCAAAAACCTTATCCGTAACCTGTATGGTGGTCAGGTTTACATTATCCCACCAAGGGCACTGGGCCGCAAGGTAGAATTCACTTTTACCGGAACGGTTAAATCGCCCGATTTTGTACTGGGCCAAACTACCGATGAGGAATGGAAGGCCATGATTGCCAAAACTACCGTGCCCTTTTTCGAGCTGCGTGGCAAGCGGATCATTTTTACTTTACCGCTATCGCGTTTAGCCAAATTCCCGATTGCCAGCCCAACCGCTTTAATGCAAACCTGGGATGAGCAGATTCTGCACTGCTACTGGGAATGGTATGGCTTATCAGAAAATGCCGCCGATGCCCGCGACTTAAACCCAATGTTGCCATGGCGCATTGTACACGATATTCAACCATCAGTGGGTGCACAACATAGCGGCTACCCGGTAGTAGCGATGGCCAACGACAACTATTTTCAGCAGGCGGTAACCCTGAGTGGCGTTATTGGCCAAAACTGGGGTACTTACCACGAGCTTGGGCACAATATGCAGATGAACAATACCTGGAACTTTGATGGCAATGGAGAAGTATCAAACAACATTTTCTCGCTCAAAGTAACCAAATACCATGGCTACAAACACAGCAATTACAAGCGGTTAATGACTGCTGCGCTGGCTTTTGTGAGTCCTACCGGCACCAAATCTTACGCCAATGCATCAGAAGATGCCAAATTGGGCATGTTTATCCAGTTAATGGAGCGCTACGGTTTTGAGTTTATTACCTACTTAACCACCGAAGCACGCCATGCCCGGTTTACCTCATCGAGCAACCAGGATAAGATCGATTTCTTTTACGAACGTTTATCCGAATTTACCAAAACCGATATGGAGCCTTTTTTAACCAAATGGGGCATTACGGTAAGTGCCGTTTCCAAAGCTAAAATTTTAGCCAAATATCCCTTGTTAACAGAGGCGGTTTGGTTATCAGATCCAAGTTAA
- a CDS encoding alkaline phosphatase family protein, with the protein MKNYPFSLKKYSTLAILLLCAVIFGCKKYYDPPAVFEKQEIVSVKKRKVLLIGIDGTTGEDMKKIMPPVIASILPNSKYSWQSRSDAPVSDAGTWKNIMTGIATIHKIQDSTFIVPESASEHDAVVEYPSLIERLQATPKMRYSVAISPWKTLVDRLLLYADEPIAVNNDAAAADTAVKKIGINKADLIVVNFNQVNQAGLKYGYSADVPEYKAAVTQVDTYIGKLLEAVKARKTYNNEEWLVVITSNHGGYNKGFTSQTERERNSFNIYYHPAFKKVEIDNVPLTDGFLFPAAKAVTDVKAVLASANAALYDIGTTGDKTMQLKVQVKSTGGANAHAVILSKLNTSYGTVNGWEFMVELSATATRRFRVVMGYNSSTLIYVYAPANFDLNKWYAVTLKIYTDAGKRMAVLYVDGVPGAAVDITGRNIGTVPYDLILGNINSAVSTSSYAVNDIAIYNKALSDDEIKNFTCSDGIKTTDASYASLIGYWPCKQVNGTKLLNQTPAAVGKDLILGGNGGSWTAFEKSICNATAPSGNTIMAVSNSDIASQIIYWFGVNINDSWKLNGKSWLKLYEVEFYK; encoded by the coding sequence ATGAAGAATTATCCGTTTAGTTTAAAAAAATACAGTACGCTTGCTATTCTGCTGCTGTGTGCCGTTATTTTTGGTTGTAAAAAATATTACGATCCACCGGCCGTTTTCGAGAAACAGGAAATTGTTTCGGTAAAGAAAAGAAAGGTTTTGCTAATTGGTATCGATGGCACAACCGGCGAAGACATGAAAAAAATTATGCCGCCTGTTATCGCTTCCATACTACCCAACAGTAAGTATTCGTGGCAGAGCAGGAGCGATGCACCTGTGAGCGATGCAGGTACCTGGAAAAATATCATGACAGGTATTGCCACCATCCACAAAATACAGGACAGCACTTTTATCGTACCCGAAAGTGCCAGCGAACACGATGCTGTTGTAGAATATCCATCGTTAATTGAACGCTTGCAGGCCACCCCAAAAATGCGTTATTCGGTAGCCATTTCACCATGGAAAACCCTGGTAGATCGTTTGCTGCTTTATGCCGATGAGCCAATTGCTGTAAACAACGATGCTGCCGCAGCCGATACCGCCGTGAAGAAAATTGGCATCAACAAAGCCGATTTGATTGTGGTAAATTTTAACCAGGTAAACCAGGCCGGATTGAAATACGGTTACTCGGCCGATGTGCCCGAATATAAAGCTGCCGTAACACAGGTTGATACCTATATTGGCAAATTACTGGAAGCTGTTAAAGCCCGTAAAACCTATAACAATGAAGAGTGGCTGGTGGTTATTACTTCTAACCACGGCGGCTATAACAAAGGCTTTACCAGCCAAACCGAACGCGAGCGCAACTCGTTTAACATTTATTATCACCCCGCTTTTAAGAAAGTAGAAATTGATAATGTGCCTTTAACCGATGGCTTTTTATTTCCGGCGGCTAAAGCCGTTACAGACGTAAAAGCAGTACTGGCTTCTGCCAATGCAGCGCTTTACGATATAGGAACTACGGGCGATAAAACCATGCAGCTAAAAGTGCAAGTAAAATCAACAGGTGGTGCAAATGCCCATGCGGTAATCCTGTCTAAATTAAATACTTCTTATGGCACGGTAAATGGCTGGGAATTTATGGTAGAACTGAGTGCAACAGCAACTCGTAGATTCAGGGTAGTAATGGGTTATAACAGTTCTACACTAATTTATGTATATGCACCCGCTAATTTCGATCTCAATAAGTGGTATGCCGTTACGTTAAAAATTTATACAGATGCCGGCAAAAGAATGGCGGTCCTTTATGTAGATGGGGTACCTGGAGCCGCGGTAGATATTACCGGCCGTAATATTGGTACAGTACCTTATGATTTGATTCTAGGTAACATTAACTCGGCTGTAAGCACCTCTTCTTATGCCGTAAACGATATTGCCATTTACAATAAAGCGCTTTCAGATGATGAAATTAAAAACTTTACCTGCAGTGATGGGATAAAAACCACCGATGCCAGCTATGCAAGTTTAATTGGCTATTGGCCATGTAAACAGGTAAATGGCACCAAATTGCTCAATCAGACTCCTGCAGCTGTAGGCAAAGACCTGATTTTAGGAGGCAACGGCGGCTCATGGACAGCCTTCGAGAAATCAATCTGTAATGCAACTGCTCCATCAGGCAATACCATTATGGCAGTGTCCAATTCAGATATCGCTTCGCAGATTATCTATTGGTTTGGGGTAAACATAAACGACTCCTGGAAACTGAACGGAAAATCGTGGTTGAAACTGTATGAGGTAGAGTTTTATAAATAA
- a CDS encoding response regulator, which yields MWVGTQDGLSILNPEEETFTSYQHDPEIASTISHNSIHNIFADKNQNVWIGTYFGGVNMVSPIATRFKVYRNSRFMPSISGNVLSSVLEDAQHNLWIATEGGGLNYYNRKTKTFKNYKSNSTDSLSISSNLIKIMKKEGPNSDKIIIGAHRGGLNIFDPKTGKAQHIKNVRDALGAVGTAEILALEVDRRGTIWIGSQNGLSTLTRKSGKYPTHTTKSILNRYLLKKIILNIFEDSRGDLWICTNTGLYQYNIKTGVLTVFHKNEGKSNKLQSDYINCITENSAGEMLIGTYFGGLSIYNPKTKTFKTFQEKNGLINNNVLGIVEDASHNLWLSTANGLSELNPATGRFRNYTKSDGLAGNEFNARSYFIDSRGEIFMGGINGLTSFYPREIELNNYASPLIFTGLKLFNQYVSEKDGKLAEEINTGQRLTFNHDQNNFTIEFALLNFVKPDKNKYAYFLEGFDRGWNDMATPSASYTNLPAGNYRFMVRGTNNDGIPGAEVATIQIRVRPAFWASWWAYLFYLLLFLAMLFLIVRYLFVRALLKRTEDVQRVKLRFFTHVSHEIRTPLTLILGPLENLLKSTKDLPVINNQILPIKRNADRLMQLVTELMDFRKTETGNLKLQPQQQDVVLFLREIFNAFEQLAESRNIAYHFESDGQPIAIWFDKLQMEKVCFNLLSNAFKFTRDKGSISVSIKESKNEVQIEVRDNGIGIPESSTSKLFSDFFQVNSPGFVHIGSGIGLALSKSIVTAHNGELLMASIPESDAQAGNTCFTVILKKDGSWVEQLEPYEPAADGQESTTYVVPMPVPDVAVGTLSPKQTFKETILLVEDNPEIRQLLRNTVGLNYQILEAENGQLGWELASEQLPDLVICDVMMPVMNGLDLCRKLKTDERTAHIPVILLTARVSQSQQVDGLETGADSYITKPFSIELMLLNVRNLLQSRANMRRKFGEQANLDPQDVTINVVDHKFMLKITKCIEERLSDQHFGVQELAREIGMSQPVLYKKIRAITDLSVNDFVKSIRLKKAAVLLEGRVYNVSEVAHLVGFNDPKYFSREYKKQFGYTPKVYLSNQKGKE from the coding sequence TTGTGGGTAGGCACACAAGATGGCCTGAGTATCCTGAATCCTGAGGAGGAAACTTTTACCAGTTATCAGCACGATCCGGAAATTGCGAGTACCATTAGCCACAATTCTATTCATAACATTTTTGCCGATAAAAATCAGAACGTTTGGATTGGGACTTACTTTGGCGGGGTTAATATGGTATCGCCCATTGCTACCCGGTTTAAAGTTTACCGCAACAGCAGGTTTATGCCCAGCATTAGTGGCAATGTGCTGAGCTCGGTACTCGAAGACGCCCAGCACAACCTGTGGATAGCTACTGAGGGTGGCGGACTGAATTATTACAACCGCAAAACCAAGACTTTTAAGAACTATAAAAGTAATTCTACCGATTCGCTGAGCATCAGTTCGAACCTGATTAAGATCATGAAGAAGGAAGGCCCCAACAGCGATAAAATTATTATCGGTGCACACCGCGGAGGACTGAACATTTTTGATCCAAAAACGGGTAAGGCGCAGCACATTAAAAATGTACGCGATGCGTTAGGGGCAGTGGGTACTGCCGAAATTCTGGCGCTCGAAGTAGACCGGCGCGGTACCATCTGGATTGGTTCGCAAAACGGATTATCGACCCTGACCAGAAAAAGCGGCAAATACCCAACACATACTACCAAGAGTATTTTAAACCGTTACCTGCTCAAAAAAATTATCCTCAATATATTTGAAGACAGTCGCGGCGACCTTTGGATTTGTACCAACACCGGCCTGTACCAGTACAACATTAAAACAGGGGTACTGACGGTTTTCCATAAAAACGAGGGCAAAAGCAATAAACTGCAATCTGATTACATTAACTGCATTACCGAAAACAGTGCGGGCGAAATGCTGATCGGAACTTACTTTGGTGGCTTGAGCATTTATAACCCTAAAACCAAAACATTTAAAACCTTTCAGGAAAAGAACGGGCTGATTAACAACAATGTACTGGGGATAGTTGAAGATGCCAGCCATAATTTATGGCTAAGTACAGCCAATGGCCTTTCTGAACTGAACCCCGCAACGGGCAGGTTTAGGAATTATACCAAAAGCGACGGGTTGGCGGGTAATGAGTTTAATGCACGGTCTTATTTTATCGATAGCCGGGGCGAGATATTTATGGGCGGTATAAATGGCCTCACTTCTTTTTATCCCCGCGAAATTGAGCTGAACAACTATGCTTCGCCACTGATTTTTACGGGCCTGAAATTGTTTAACCAGTATGTAAGCGAAAAGGATGGAAAACTGGCCGAAGAAATTAATACGGGCCAAAGGCTTACTTTTAACCACGACCAGAATAATTTTACCATCGAGTTTGCGCTGCTTAACTTTGTAAAACCCGATAAGAACAAATACGCCTATTTTTTAGAAGGTTTTGATCGTGGGTGGAACGATATGGCCACACCCAGTGCCAGCTACACCAATTTACCTGCCGGTAATTACCGTTTTATGGTTAGGGGTACCAATAACGATGGCATTCCGGGAGCTGAGGTGGCTACCATTCAAATTAGGGTGCGGCCAGCCTTTTGGGCCAGCTGGTGGGCTTATTTGTTTTACCTTTTGCTGTTTTTGGCCATGCTTTTTCTCATTGTGCGTTACCTCTTTGTGCGGGCATTGTTAAAAAGAACAGAGGATGTACAGCGGGTAAAGCTCAGGTTTTTTACGCATGTGTCGCACGAAATCAGAACGCCGCTTACACTGATATTAGGTCCGCTGGAAAACCTGCTTAAGAGCACTAAAGACCTGCCGGTGATTAATAACCAGATTTTGCCGATTAAGCGCAATGCCGATCGTTTAATGCAACTGGTAACCGAACTGATGGATTTCAGGAAAACAGAAACAGGCAACCTGAAACTGCAACCACAGCAACAGGACGTGGTACTGTTTTTACGCGAAATTTTCAATGCTTTTGAACAGCTGGCCGAAAGCCGCAATATTGCATATCATTTCGAATCGGATGGGCAACCAATAGCCATCTGGTTTGATAAATTACAGATGGAGAAAGTGTGTTTTAACCTGCTTTCGAATGCCTTTAAATTTACCCGCGATAAGGGCTCCATTAGTGTAAGCATTAAAGAAAGCAAAAATGAAGTACAGATTGAGGTACGCGATAATGGAATCGGGATTCCGGAAAGCAGTACCAGCAAACTTTTTAGCGATTTTTTCCAGGTAAATAGTCCGGGTTTTGTACACATTGGTTCGGGTATTGGCCTGGCCTTATCTAAGAGCATTGTAACCGCGCATAACGGCGAGCTGTTAATGGCCAGCATTCCGGAAAGTGATGCACAGGCTGGTAATACCTGTTTTACGGTAATTTTGAAAAAAGACGGTAGCTGGGTGGAGCAGCTTGAGCCTTATGAACCGGCTGCCGACGGACAGGAAAGCACTACCTATGTGGTACCTATGCCGGTGCCCGATGTTGCAGTGGGTACATTGAGCCCGAAACAGACTTTTAAGGAGACGATTTTACTGGTAGAAGATAATCCAGAAATCAGACAGTTGCTGCGTAATACTGTGGGGCTAAACTACCAGATTTTAGAAGCCGAAAACGGACAGCTGGGTTGGGAGCTGGCCAGCGAGCAGTTACCTGATCTGGTGATTTGCGATGTAATGATGCCGGTAATGAACGGACTTGATTTATGCCGCAAGCTTAAAACCGACGAGCGTACGGCACATATCCCCGTGATTTTGTTAACCGCCCGGGTGTCGCAATCGCAGCAGGTAGATGGGCTCGAAACCGGAGCCGACAGCTACATTACCAAACCTTTCAGTATTGAACTGATGTTGCTGAATGTGCGCAATTTGCTGCAGTCGCGGGCTAACATGCGCCGCAAGTTTGGCGAGCAGGCTAATCTGGATCCGCAGGATGTCACCATTAATGTGGTTGACCATAAATTTATGCTTAAGATTACCAAATGCATTGAAGAGCGCTTAAGCGATCAGCATTTTGGCGTGCAGGAACTGGCCCGCGAAATAGGTATGAGTCAGCCGGTGTTGTATAAGAAAATAAGGGCCATTACCGATTTATCGGTTAACGATTTTGTGAAATCGATCCGCTTAAAAAAGGCCGCAGTTTTATTGGAAGGCAGGGTTTATAATGTTTCGGAAGTGGCGCATTTGGTAGGCTTTAACGATCCGAAGTATTTTAGCCGTGAGTATAAGAAACAGTTTGGTTATACACCTAAGGTTTATTTGAGTAATCAGAAGGGGAAGGAGTAG
- a CDS encoding two-component regulator propeller domain-containing protein → MRCDKPVRLLLGLLISLTFFSARGQLAVSFSNLTVENGLSQNSVMAIAQDSTGFMWFGTRQGLNRYDGYRFKIYKNEVKNPASISGGEVTSLLTDAKGVLWVGTTSGLNRYQTPNDSFLRIKGLSSNNVEAIYQDRDKNVWVGTLNGLNLLVNREQNQFKTFRFSTKAGDPVNSIYSICQDKNGNLWIGTGNGIVLASLRNGKFQYKKVSFPSPLPSNYITIIAADVKGNIWMGTSNGLCKFDVLHNSLRVFQHDNRNPNSIIHSDIREIMEHKGFCG, encoded by the coding sequence ATGAGATGTGATAAGCCTGTTAGGCTGTTGCTTGGCCTGTTAATTTCCCTTACTTTTTTTTCGGCAAGGGGCCAGCTTGCTGTTTCTTTTTCAAACCTCACAGTCGAAAATGGCCTGTCGCAAAATTCGGTAATGGCCATTGCCCAGGATAGTACGGGTTTTATGTGGTTTGGCACGCGCCAGGGCCTTAACCGTTACGATGGCTATCGCTTTAAAATTTATAAAAACGAAGTTAAAAACCCAGCCAGTATTTCGGGCGGAGAAGTTACTTCGCTGTTAACCGATGCCAAAGGGGTGCTGTGGGTAGGTACCACCAGTGGATTAAACCGGTACCAAACCCCGAACGATTCCTTTTTGCGGATCAAAGGCCTGAGCAGCAACAATGTGGAGGCCATTTACCAGGATCGGGATAAAAATGTCTGGGTAGGCACTTTAAACGGATTAAATTTACTGGTAAACCGCGAGCAAAACCAATTCAAAACTTTTCGTTTCAGTACAAAGGCTGGCGATCCGGTAAACAGTATTTACAGCATCTGCCAGGATAAAAACGGTAATCTTTGGATAGGAACGGGAAACGGAATAGTGCTGGCGAGCCTGCGTAATGGCAAGTTTCAATATAAAAAAGTAAGCTTTCCATCTCCTCTGCCTTCTAATTATATTACAATTATAGCAGCCGATGTAAAAGGGAATATTTGGATGGGTACCAGCAACGGCCTGTGTAAGTTTGATGTGTTGCATAACAGCCTGCGGGTTTTTCAACACGACAATCGAAACCCTAATTCGATTATCCATAGCGACATTAGGGAAATTATGGAGCATAAGGGCTTTTGTGGGTAG
- a CDS encoding glycoside hydrolase family 88 protein, which produces MKRILFSICLLASVAMAPAQQAADEKEAMRSLIDKQFKFAQKQYQLLAKNTPDNRMPKTFYAKSNRLETSDTQWWCSGFYPGSLLYIYEYTNDQATLKEAEKRLAILEKEKHYTGNHDLGFMMFCSFGNAYRITGKAEYKPTIDTAAASLVTRYRPQAKVIQSWNSNKQWKGPVIIDNLMNLELLAWVTDHGGDPKYKEIAIHHADTSLKNHFRSDYSSYHVVDYDMTTGKVLKKGTAQGASDESAWSRGQGWALYGYAMMYRFTKNKRYLEQAKNIARFIINNPNMPADQVPYWDFNAPGIPNTYRDASAAAVIASALLELGQYSSKSEQKLFVGEARKMIVSLSSEAYSAKPGQNGGFLLMHSTGALPLKSEIDVPLSYADYYYLEALMRYKNWYL; this is translated from the coding sequence ATGAAGAGAATACTGTTCAGCATCTGTTTACTGGCTTCGGTGGCAATGGCCCCTGCCCAGCAAGCTGCTGATGAGAAGGAAGCGATGAGAAGCCTGATTGATAAGCAGTTTAAATTTGCGCAAAAACAATATCAGCTTCTGGCTAAAAACACGCCCGACAACCGCATGCCGAAAACTTTTTATGCCAAAAGTAACCGGCTCGAAACCAGCGATACACAATGGTGGTGCAGTGGCTTTTATCCAGGCTCACTCCTTTACATTTACGAATACACCAACGACCAGGCAACCCTGAAAGAAGCCGAAAAACGCCTCGCCATACTCGAAAAAGAAAAGCACTATACCGGAAATCACGATTTAGGTTTTATGATGTTCTGCAGCTTTGGCAATGCTTACCGTATTACCGGCAAGGCCGAGTACAAACCTACTATCGATACAGCAGCAGCTTCACTGGTTACACGTTACCGCCCTCAGGCAAAAGTGATCCAGTCGTGGAATAGCAATAAACAATGGAAAGGTCCTGTAATTATCGATAACCTGATGAACCTAGAGCTCCTGGCCTGGGTAACAGATCATGGCGGCGATCCGAAATACAAGGAAATTGCCATTCACCATGCCGATACTTCGTTGAAAAACCATTTCCGCTCCGATTACAGTTCATACCATGTGGTTGATTACGACATGACCACCGGTAAAGTATTGAAAAAAGGAACTGCCCAGGGTGCATCAGACGAGTCGGCCTGGAGCCGTGGGCAGGGTTGGGCCCTGTATGGTTACGCCATGATGTACCGTTTTACCAAAAACAAACGCTATTTAGAGCAGGCCAAAAACATTGCCCGTTTCATTATCAATAACCCCAATATGCCTGCTGATCAGGTTCCTTACTGGGATTTTAACGCTCCGGGAATCCCGAATACTTATCGCGATGCCTCGGCCGCAGCCGTTATTGCCTCGGCTTTATTAGAACTGGGTCAGTACAGCAGCAAAAGCGAGCAAAAATTATTTGTGGGCGAAGCACGCAAAATGATTGTTTCACTTTCTTCGGAAGCTTACAGTGCCAAACCGGGCCAAAATGGGGGGTTCCTGCTTATGCACAGCACCGGGGCACTGCCGCTTAAATCAGAAATCGATGTGCCATTAAGCTACGCCGATTATTACTATCTTGAGGCGCTGATGCGCTATAAAAACTGGTATTTATAA
- a CDS encoding nuclear transport factor 2 family protein: MTTQEVADQLVQLCREGKNDQAIDELYADDIVSREPKGSPMELTEGKAAVKDKTLRWEESVQEIHSATCTDPIVAEHHFSIVMDIDATYKEHGRMKMSEIAVYEVKDGKIVADEFFYRMG, translated from the coding sequence ATGACCACACAAGAAGTTGCTGACCAACTGGTACAGCTATGCCGTGAAGGTAAAAACGATCAGGCCATCGACGAACTTTACGCCGATGATATTGTAAGCCGCGAGCCCAAAGGTTCGCCCATGGAACTTACCGAAGGTAAAGCCGCTGTAAAGGATAAAACCCTGCGTTGGGAAGAAAGCGTACAGGAAATCCACAGCGCTACCTGCACCGACCCTATAGTTGCCGAACATCATTTTTCGATCGTAATGGATATCGATGCCACTTATAAGGAACATGGCCGGATGAAAATGAGCGAAATAGCTGTTTACGAAGTAAAAGATGGTAAAATTGTAGCCGATGAATTCTTTTACCGAATGGGGTAA